The Hippoglossus stenolepis isolate QCI-W04-F060 chromosome 1, HSTE1.2, whole genome shotgun sequence DNA segment TGATTGCAGTGTTGACAACACAAACCTCAGAGATTTATTCGTGGGCTTTCTGaagtttcctctctctttcctttgtttcttttagCGCTGACGGGACCTACGAGGTGACAGTCTTCACCAACGCCATTGTTGTTTTCAATGGCAGTATCAACTGGCTTCCTCCAGCCATCTACAAAAGTGCATGTAAGATCGAGGTCAAGCATTTTCCCTTTGACCAGCAGAACTGCACCCTCAAGTTCCGCTCGTGGACGTACGACCACACCGAGATCGACCTGATCCTGAAGACTGAGGCAGCTAGTATGGATGACTTCACTCCCAGTGGGGAGTGGGATATCTTGGCACTTCCAGGCAGAAGGACTGTCAGCCCTCTGGATCCCACCTATGTGGATCTCACGTATGACTTTATCATCAAGAGGAAGCCTCTTTTCTACACCATCAACCTAATTATTCCCTGTGTTCTCATCACCTCGCTGGCTATCCTGGTCTTCTACTTGCCGTCAGACTGCGGAGAGAAGATGACCCTCTGCATCTCCGTCCTCTTGGCGCTCACTGTGTTCCTGCTTCTGATCTCCAAGATCGTTCCCCCAACCTCACTGGATGTGCCTCTGATTGGCAAGTACCTGATGTTCACCATGGTGCTGGTGACCTTCTCCATcatcaccagtgtgtgtgtgctcaatGTGCACCACCGCTCCCCCAGCACCCACACCATGCCTTCCTGGGTCAAGCTGATCTTTCTCGTCAAGCTGCCTGCCTTACTCTTCATGAGACGCCCTAACAACAACTCCGCTCGCCAGCGGCTTCGCCAACAGCGGTGCTTGAGGGCGAGGAGATCCATTTTGGGTCTGGGTTACCCAGTTGCATCCAAAACAGGCATCAACACGTCATCTTCTGCCCTGCTCTCCTCTGACTCTACCATCTCCACCCCAGGACACAAAAATGTAGCTGCTTCAATGGGCTACAGCCACTTCAACAGGAAGGAGGAGCTGCGCTCCACAGATTATCTTCCTGCTGgtttcacctccaccaaggacttCCAGCAGAGAAGCAGCTCCGACTGGGCTGCTGATGTCCAGGAGGCCGTGAACGGGGTTCGCTTTGTGGCCGAGCACATGATGGGAGACGACGATGATCAGAGTGTATGTaaacacatccatccatccatcca contains these protein-coding regions:
- the chrnb4 gene encoding neuronal acetylcholine receptor subunit beta-4, encoding MNWLLGEDRYNPLIRPAVNRTERVTVKLQVSLAQLISVNEREQIMTTNVWLTQHWVDYRLSWDPAKYEGIDKLRIPSRHIWLPDIVLYNNADGTYEVTVFTNAIVVFNGSINWLPPAIYKSACKIEVKHFPFDQQNCTLKFRSWTYDHTEIDLILKTEAASMDDFTPSGEWDILALPGRRTVSPLDPTYVDLTYDFIIKRKPLFYTINLIIPCVLITSLAILVFYLPSDCGEKMTLCISVLLALTVFLLLISKIVPPTSLDVPLIGKYLMFTMVLVTFSIITSVCVLNVHHRSPSTHTMPSWVKLIFLVKLPALLFMRRPNNNSARQRLRQQRCLRARRSILGLGYPVASKTGINTSSSALLSSDSTISTPGHKNRSSSDWAADVQEAVNGVRFVAEHMMGDDDDQSVIEDWKYVAMVVDRMFLWIFVIVCVVGTLGLFLQPLFQTTNFPNQQPSSETPRI